In Gracilibacillus salitolerans, the sequence TATCTTTCACTGTTACAAAAGCAATGAGATCTGCCCTTTCCTTCATTTCGTCTAATGATAATGCAGGCCAATCCTCTTTGGATTCTTCAGGCATAGAACTCCCCTTGATTGCTATTACTTTGACACGCCGAAATTGTAATAAGTAGGAGTGATAATGATAAAAACATGAAAAGTTTGATCATAAAACTACATCTTTTTTTGGATTAGACGATCAAAAACATTAATAGTTACAAAATATTCTTGCACTTTTTGTTCTTTCCACAAGCAGGTGGCAAGATAAGACTCCTTTAATATAACTATGAGTTTTTCAACTGCAATCTATTGTTTATTATTACTTTGCTCTCCAAACCGAACCATAGAAGCACAGATGGTAAGAATGCAACTACTAATGGATAATTCATGCCTTCCCAACCTAAAATATATAAGAAAGGAAGCTTATGAATAATAGATATAACATCAATTAAAGATTGCAATTCATTACTGTAAATGTTTTCGTATAAGTACAATATATAATTAAACATAAAAACGAAGGAAACAGATAATAGATTTAGATACCAAGAGTAGTAATTTTTAAGCAAAAAACCCATAAAATAATGAAATATTAACATCAAAAGAAAAACAACAAACACTGTATTGTTTAAAAGAGGACTATTCCAACTGGTTCCTATAGCACCAGTTCCAAATACTACTAATAAAAAGTGAAGAACAAAAGGTTTTATATTCATTTTAAGTATATTTCTAAATCTCAACATTCTCCCACCTTTGTTAAGAATGAATAAAGACACAAGTTGGAAATATATTCCATCACAGAAGTATGTCTTATGAAAACATTCAAATTAAAGGCAAAATTAATTTTAAATGTTCTTTAAGCACATCCCTTCACAATCAACAACCTAATTTTAACATGGTTATATAAATAAAAAATCCCCTTTGGATAAAGATTCCAAAGGGGTGAAAGATGCATTTTTTATAAAGAGTTAATCTTCCTTCATAGTGGTTAAACTTTATTTCAAATTTACATCATGATCTTTTTAAATCTTCTTCTGATCACGATTATCTAAGAAGCGTTCTAAACCTTTTTTTAATACCTCATTTAATTTTTCTGATTAACTGAGTAGAAAGAAACTCTAAGTCACTCTTCGATTATATCCGTACTTTTCTTAGGACTGTTATCTGTATTCAACCAACCTATTGGACTCATATTAACTTTGTTCGCCCCTGCGTATTTTGTAAGTGTTTCTACAACACTATTTAATGGAAGTACATTATAAGTATAAGGCAGTTCCTCATCATAATTATATTCAAAAGTAAATGGATCAGACGGTGGATTCATTTTATCCATATTCTCGCTTCCTACAATATGAGAAGACCATGCCCAATTTCCAATGGTTGATTTATCATACCATGTAAATCCTTTTGTAAAGAGATTTTCTCCATTATTGTCCCAACTGCTTCCTGTATAACTTCCATACTTATTTGTTATGTGAGAGTTGACAATTAAATTTCTGTTATACGCATCATGAAATAGCTCAGCCCATTGCGCATCCATGTTTTTTGTATCTAGTCCTTGTATCTCAGCACCTATGATAGGCTCATTAATATCATGGAATACAGAGGTATCTGCTGCAATCGAAGCACCATTCCTTGCATTAAGCGCTCTGGAAAGTGTATCTGTTCCATATTCAGAAATAGCACTTACATTATTTAAAACATCTTCATGAGTTGAGTTGTCAAGATACAGGTTATATGCATGACCACTACCCTGACGAATCATCGGAACTCTCTGCCCAATATTGGTATAACGGTTATAAGCAAGGGTTAAACGGATTCTTTGATTGCCATCTTTATAATCCATTCCACTACTGCTCACATAATTCACATAATCCTTATCTCCAGAACCAGTTAAATGCACCTTACTGTGGTATGCAGCATATGCCATTATCTGCTCTTTGGTCGCACCACCATTGCGCATGTTATAGTACACACTTTCTGAATCCAGTTCATTTGCATCATATTTCTCTTCCATATACTGAATAGATTGATAAATATCACTATCTTCTGGCGGATCCTCATCTGCAGGTAATCCGAATTCAGACCAGGAAATGGTAATATTAGAGCCACCATTCTCCGTATCAATTACTCCATCCGCAGCAATGGAAAATTTACTATGGTCGATCCATACATTATTTGCCCCATTTATTTTGATAAAAGTCCAACCTACTTCCTTATGTCGCCCTGTATCATCCCATTGCCACAAGCCATCAAAATTCAGATTCCTTATTACAATATCATTCGTTGATCTTTGTAACTTAAATTCTGCACTCCTAATTGTTTTCCCTTTTTTTGAAAAAATGGTTAACCCATCGACATTATTTATATCAATTTGTGAAACACCGGAGGATGCTAGCTTGGGGTTTGTAAACCCATTCATAGGATCCCTATATTCCCTTACAAAACGATACTTTTGTGCTTCTTCTGAACTTAAATTTAATTCTTTCCACCCTAAGTTTAGATCTTTCGCCACTTCAATTACTTTCACACTTCCATTCCCAGCATCCAAAATAGCCTGCAAAAACTCTCTTTCCGTTTTAACCTGACGATAATAAGAGGTATCAATATATTCACTTCGATCATTAACCCCTAATGATGCATAACCCGTTACAGAAAGAAAACTATCATCATAATCCTGGATATTTCTTGTTGTGTTTGGTATAGAATCAATTTCAGCTGCATTTGTTACTGTAGTTCCACCCAATAATAACGACGAAGTTAAAAAGGTTAGAATCAATAACCAGATTGTGGTCTTTTTCAATTTCATAACATTACCTCCTGTTAATAATAAAGTTAAAATAGTGATGGCTGCAAATGTATAATCAACTTTTCGTGCTTAAAATTACTTTATTACCTCTTGACGCAATGAAAATTCTCTTAGCAATATAATCATCATGAAACATGATGATTACTCGGTCATATGTTCGATAATCTGGTAGTCTCCCCTTATTGAGCTCCGAGCTATTAAACAAAAGTATATGACCTTTCTTTAGATGAAACACTTTTTCCTCAAAAGTAAACTGTGCTTCCCCCTTCTGACTCATTCATAGCCTGATTAGAGTGAAAGTCTTTTGGTGTTTTATTATCCATCTTATGTTGGATTGTGAATGGAGGCATGTCTACTTGTTTTTTCTCAGATATGAGTTTGTCTATTATCACTCAACACCTCCCCCTCATAGAAAACGTTTACATTTTGTATTATAGCATAATTTTTCCACTTTCTAATCATGAAATATTGTTGAATTATATTCCTATATTGCTATTTAAAGAATGGCTAGGAAGATTTTCTAACGAAAAGCAAATGTCTCTGCATAATCTCCTCGGGAGGGGCGATTCATCCCTCACTTATCACTTCAAACCTTCACGTGATGGAAGTGGGGCTTCTCGCCCAAAAAGATAAACAAATCAGAAACTACAACTTTTTATACATTATTGTTTGCAAATCCTGAAAACCAATCCGATTATATATTTCTTTTGCAAAGTTATTAGCAAACACATTGAGACGTATTTCATTAAATCCATACAACTTACTTTCTTTTATTGCAGATTGTAATAATTGCTTGGCTATGCCTAAATTCCGATATTTGGGTAAAACATACAGCTCGTAAATAAATGCATGTGTTAGATTGGTAATAGGATCGATATTTTTTCCCAGCAGAATCCATCCAGCTATTTCTTTATTAATTTCATATACTAAATAATAACCGTTTTGCTCAAGGGTAAATAAAGCCAGCTGTACAGCCTGTTCTTGACTTATAGTATCTTTCGATAACATAGCTTCATTTGCAACATCTTTGGCATTTGATAAAATAAACTCCACATCTTTATACGTTGCCTTCCTAATCATACGTATTCCCCTCAAAAAAGAATTGTAATAAAGCATATGTTTTAACTTAATATTTGTTCAGAAGTATTAAGAGGCAGATATACTGATAGGAACATGAAAAAATACTTAAACGACAAAAGGCTACCATCCAAGATGGCACCTTTTTTATTTC encodes:
- a CDS encoding GNAT family N-acetyltransferase, which codes for MIRKATYKDVEFILSNAKDVANEAMLSKDTISQEQAVQLALFTLEQNGYYLVYEINKEIAGWILLGKNIDPITNLTHAFIYELYVLPKYRNLGIAKQLLQSAIKESKLYGFNEIRLNVFANNFAKEIYNRIGFQDLQTIMYKKL